GGTGGCATTGAAAAGTCATGCAGCGCCCTCTTGTAAGCCATTATAACGGAGCGGCGGCACAGCGACAAGAGGGTCGCCTCCCTCGGAGAATGTCGCTATTCTGCCTGACTTGCGCATGGCGAACCTGGCGCTGCCGAGCGAAGCGAGCAACTTTTCAATGCCACCTTCCCCTCATAACGAATATATGTGTAAGGTCTCTTCTGCACATCTCCTCCATGAGAATTCCTGTGCTGTTTTGAGGCCTTGCTTGATTCTCTTGTTTCTTAAAGAGTTGTTTTGGATGAGTTCCTGCATTTTTCTACATAGTTCATGAGGATCTTTCGGATTGAATGCGCAAGGGATTTCTTTGACAATCTCTCGGTTTGTTGGAATTTGAGATGCTAATACCGGACAGCCGCACTTCATTGCCTCTAGGATAGGGAGGCCGAAGCCTTCGTATAAGGAAGGCCAGACAAACAGCTCTGCGGTATTATAGTAGAGGACGAGGTCGGATCTTGGGATGAATCCTGTGGAGATAATGTCGTTTTTAAGATTGAGTTTTTCTATGAGTTTGAATATACATTTGTATTTCCAGCCTTTCTTTCCAACAATGATTAGTTTGTATGTAGGGTGCTGTTTTCTTATTTCATTGAATGCTCTGATGAGCGCCGGTATGTTCTTCCTCGGCTCTATTGTGCCTACATAGAGGATGAACGGAAAGGTTATACTGTTCTTTCTTTTGAATTCGCTGATTGCTTTCCTATTCTTAATTCTTTTACAGTCGTTTTCTGCAGCTTCATAGGTTACGTGTATTTTTTTAGGGCTGATGCGAAAAATTCTTATAATATCCTCTTTTGTGTTTTCTGATACCGTGATTATCTTATGGACATTTTTTAGTATTATTTTAAGGCCGATCTTATGCTCGAGGTATGGCAGCATGCCTTGTGTTTTTGGATAGAGCAACGGAGCGAGGTCATGGATGGTCACAATCATCTTGTATTTCTGTTTGAAGAAGAATGGCCCTATTTGTGTTGGCTCGTGAACTACGTCCAGGTTATATTTTCTTAGAAGCAACGGAAATATGATCAGTTTTCTCAGCTGCCTATAGAATGGAAATTCGTAAAGAGGGATGATGATGTGCTTTATATTTCTGTTTTTGTATATCTTATTCCTGTTGTCTTTTCTGTAATGGATTAAAAAATATTCGTTATTTTTATCGCTATTGAGGACATTCTTAACAAGATTTCGGGTGTAGGTTGTAATGCCCGCGCCATTGTCATCGATTGAGTCGGTGATTATGCCTATTCTCATTTTTGTTTGGGAACGCGAGGCTCTTTAAAAACATTTATATATTCGCCACCACTTCTGAGGAGAGATGGCCAAGAAGCAAAGACGCCGCGTTGACATTTCTCTTGTTATCCCTGTGTATAATGAGGAGAAGAACCTTCTTTACTTGTATAGAAATATCAATCGTGCTCTTCATGATTATCACGGAGAGTACGAGATTATTTTCATAGATGACGGAAGTAGTGATGGCAGCCTTGCGGTTCTTCAGGGGCTTGCGAGAGAAAAAGATATACGGATTGTGGAGTTTCAAACCAATTACGGCAAATCAGCTGCGCTTACTGCAGGATTCAAACTGGCTCAGGGAGGGCTGGTTATAACCATGGACGCCGATCTTCAGGACGACCCAGCCGAAATCCCTCGGTTTTTGGATGAGATCCGACATTGCGATGTTGTTGTCGGTTGGAAGTATAGGAGAAAAGATCCGCTTTCCAAGACGATTCCATCCAGGTTTTTTAATTATTCTATAGCTCTCCTAACTAAGATCCGGATTCATGACTCAAATTGCGGGTTCAAGGCTTTTAGGAGGAGAGTGATCGAGAATATCCAGATTTATGGAGAACTCCATCGCTACATCCCGGTTTTGGCATTTTGGAAGGGATTTGAGGTAAGAGAGATGAAGATCAGGCATCATCCAAGGATTTATGGAAAATCTAAATATGGTATAGGGCGCTTATTTAAGGGGTTCCTCGATTTGATTACTGTGAAGTTTCTTATCAGCTACGGTCAGAGTCCTTTTTACTTGTTCGGTGGAATTGGAATAATCTTCAGTGTTATTGGTTTTATATTAGGAGTTTATCTAACCACACTAAAGGTACTGGTAGGTGCCTCCATAGGCAGGAGGCCTTTATTGATATTTACAATGCTGCTTCTTGTCCTTGGTGTGCAATTCATAGGGATTGGGCTTCTTGGGGATATGGTATCTTATCAAAGGGAAAAAGAGCAATATATTGTAAAGAGGATCATTTAGACATCGGCTTCTTGTCTAGAGGTGTCTCTTGCAAATGTTCTTAGAACAACGTGCCTTAATGGCCTATAGTAGTACGCCATCCATCCGATATTTTTGAGGATGACAAGCATTATCGAATATAGCACCAATGCATAAAGATTGATAGACTTTATTGTGAAGAATGATGCGAGTATGGGGATAAGTACAAAAGCAATTAAACGGCAATCTTCAAAATACATCCATTCATTGTATCTGGCATGTTTCATTTTATTCAGAGCCTCTTTATCCAGGATTAAAATGACAACCAAATGCTGAAGAGGGTGGATTAAGGACATAAGAATAATAAAGGGCGTTAATAAGAAGATGAGTGTCTCATTAAGGTTATAGAAAAGTGCGATGGTAATCAGCGCAGTTCCGATATAGCCGGTGACCCAATCAAAGATGCCTCCCCAGCGTGAGGATACACCCCACAGCCTTGCTAGTTTTCCGTCGACATTATCGAGAAGGAATCGCAACAGGAAAAAGAGCGCTCCGCCGATAAGATGACCGGTGATAGACAGGTAGGCGCTAAAAATGACTGCGATGAAGGAAAGGAGGGTAATCATGTTTGGAGAGAGCCGAAGTATGTTGCCAAAGACCCACCCTAATATTAAATAGGGGTAATGAAGAAACATATTTGCGCGAGGCATCGGAACTGTAGCGACACGATCCAAATCATTGAAAGTAATCCTCTTTTTTTCCATGTTATTGCATCAAGAGCTTTAAATATATGAAAAATAGGATGATAGACATCCAGACCATAAGGACTGCATCAATAATGAATAGATTCAGGAGTGTGCTTAGTTCAACCATGAGTCTCACTTGTTATTTAATGCTTGGGAAGAGATTCGGCAATGCATTTTAAAATCTTTGCTTCCGTGACTAGCAGATAGGCTCTCTCACGATCAACCCGCAGATGCTTATTAATGTTAAGGTGTCTGAGCAGAAATCTTACGGCCCTATCCACTGTCTCATAGTTTACTGGTGGGCTTCCGAGCTCTCCAAGCCGTATAATCATGGCTTTCAGTAAGGCTGGGCTATTAAGGTCGTTGTCTTTCTGTTTTAACACTCGCTTGCGAATAAGGGGGGGGAATGCTTCAGAGTTTATCTGTATTTTATCAATATCGGCTTTCGCCACTTTTTCCCTGAACTCTTGTTGCAATTGCTTCTCTTGCCATCTCCTTTGAAGTAAGGAATAGTCTATTTTGTTCCAGAATTCCCAATGGCCCGAGGGGATAGCTGAATATGGCAGGAACGCCTGTACTGGATAAACGCATGCATTTAGGTAGATGTGGGTTATGAGGCTCAGGCATGCATCTTGCCTGCTGAGGTTTAATGTCTTTTCTTGACCCAATTCGGAGATTGAGACTAGGAGGTTGTCTTTTTCCGCCTGAATCTTGAGATATTCAAGCGAACCTTTTGAAATGTTAGTTTTCTTTCCTTTAAAAAGACAAAATGCTGCATCCAGCAATCTTGGCTGGTTTTCTAGTGTGTGGGTGTAGAGGGAATTGAAGGGTTGCAGATGGAACTGTATCCCCGGGATCAACGAGAAGAACGCATTTGACTCGTCCGCATTGCAGCTCTTGAGGATTTTTTGTGATATAAGCAGATGTGTCTTGCTATCCATACAGTTTAGGGATATACTTGTGGTTTTAAATTTTTGCGTTTGGCCTGATTTCGCAGAATCAAAAATTATATATACTAGTAAAAGTAACGATAGTGAATGGGAGAAGGAAGGAATGGTATGCCTGGCAGGAACTTCAGAGTCCTACTCATCCACGCAAATTCTTCAATGGACACGCTGATTCCACCCAATTTGGCAACCCTTTCTGCGTGCTTAAAGAGGGCAGGGAACGAAGTCAGGCTCTTTGACACTACTTTCTACAATACGCGGGGGTTTACTGGAGATGATGCCCGGGTAAGGACGTTGCAGGTCAAGGAGACGCATTTTTCTGATTATGGAATTTATTTTAATGATACAGATATGCTCCAGGATTTTCTGGAGATGGTTGAAGAGTTTAAGCCAGACCTCATTGGCTTTTCTGCAGTTGAGTTAACATTTAAGATGGGAATGGAAATTATTGATGCTGTGAAGAGGGTTAAGTCCGAGATTGTTGTTGCTTGCGGCGGAGCACATGCTATGACTTCTCCAGAGGACGTTATAGATGAAAGGAATATCGATATTGTCTGTGTCGGAGAGGCTGAAAATTCTTTTGTTGAATTGTGTGAAAAATTGAGAAATAAGGAGGATTATACGGGAATCCTTAATCTCTGGGTAAAAAAGGATGGCAAGATTCATAAGAATAGGCTTGGAAATCTTATCGATATGGATGATTTGCCGATGCAGGATTGGGAGATTTTTGACAGGAGAAGGATCTACAAACCCATGTCCGGGAATATCGGAAGGACTGGATGTTTTGAGCTGACCCGAGGATGTATCTACTCCTGCACGTTCTGCATAAATGAATTCCTCAATAAGGTTCACAAGCATAAGAGTTATCGGGAGAAGAGTATCCCTAAGTTTATCGATGAGGTGAAATATTTTAAAGACAAATACGGACTTGAATATGTCTATATTCTTGCGGAGATGTTCCTGCCAACATCAAAAGAGCGCATTAGAGAGTTTTCACGCTTATGGAAGGAAAAGGTTGGGATTCCTTTCTGGTGTCAGGTGAGGGTAGAAGGGGTTGACGAGGAGAATGTAAGGCTCCTTGAGGACGCCGGCTGTGTTTCGATATCTGCAGGGGTAGAAAGCGGAAATCAAGAGTTTAGAAGGAAAGTCATACACAGGATGATGAGCAATGAGAAGATCGTTGAGGCCTTTCGGCTTCTTAAGAACAGCAAGATGCAGATTTCAGCAAATAGTATTATTGGATTTCCTGGAGAAACAAGGGAGCAGATATTTGACACAATTGAGTTGAATAGGAAACTTGGGCTTGATAATATCATGATACATGTCTTTAACCCTTATCGCGGGACTAGCTTATATGACCTTAGTGTTGAAAGGGGGTATATCCCCCAGGACCATATGGCCGGAGATTACAGGGCTGATTTTACTCTGAATATGCCCCATATATCCAAGGAAGAGATTCTCGGATTGCAGAGAACGTTTGTACTGTATGCCAAGTTTCCAAGAGAGATGTGGCCTGAGATTAGGATAGCTGAGAAGTTTGATGAAGAAGGGAATAAAAAGTTTGAAGAATTGAGTAAGATTTACAGAGAGAAGTTCTTTTTGGAAAAACCTGTTATGCATTAATTGGAGCACGATGGATTGCCCGTTTATCAGAGTATTAGAGAATCCTTGTTAGTATCCCTCTCTCTATTGTTTCGGTTACCATTACAGGATTATTGATTACTCTTTGAGGGTTGAATCCATGATCTATGATGTTTCCTAAGTCCCCCCCATGGATTCCCAATCTGCTTAATCTTGTTTCAAGGCCTATCTGCTCCATTAGACTTATGAGTTTGTCTCTCGCTTCTTCTCCGTCTTTTGCACTTAATAAGCTGAGTAATTCTGAAATGCGAGTTTTAACAGTATCTATTGCCAGCCCATTCTGTATGTTTTCCGGAGTTACATTTTCATTGATTGGAAAGAAATAAGGAAGAGTAAGCATAACTGCGTGGCCATGGGGGATATTGTGGTATGCTGTTAATGGATAGGATATGGCATGCGCTGCTGTTGTTTTTGCTATGGCTATCGATTTTCCTGCGAGATGGGCTGCATACATCATTGCTGCACGATTTTCGGGGGTTGGAGCATTAACAGCTTGGACAATATTGGAAAGAATGATAGGGATTGCCTCCCTGCTGTATTGCCTTGATTCCTCTGTTGATTTAACAGACCATAATCCCTCTATGGCTTGCGCAAGAGCATCCACTCCTGTTTGAGCTGTGATTTTTGGCGGGAGGGAATAGGTCAAAGATGGGTCTAAGAGGATATGTTCAGGGACCATACTAGGGTGAGCGAGAGAGTATTTTGTTTTATCAATGTATACAACTGCAAATGGCGTTATTTCAGCTCCTGATCCGGAAGTGGTTGGAATGAGTATTCTTGGAAGATTGCTTCCATTTGCTTTTATTTTTGCGGTTATGTATTCTTTGATGGGCATTGTTTCTTTGTAAAGCAATGCTGCTGCTTTAGCTATGTCCATAACCTTCCCGCCACCGACTGCTATGATAAAGTCTATATTATTTTCCCGGATAAGGGTTATGGTCTTCCGGACGTCTTCTATTGATGGAATTTGATTGCGCGTTGAAGCATAGGTTACCCTATAGCCTTTAAGTTGAGGGCTGATGAGCTTCTCTGCTCCTGAGGCATAATACGAATTCTCTCCATTTAATAGGAGGATAGAGTGAGGCTTCTCTTTTTGGAGTATGCCTGCTATTTCATTTAGGGGGCTGGGATTTTCATATACGACTGCCATAGGTTTAGCCTCTTGAGATATACTCCATAAATGCTTTTTTGTTTTCTATTGGAGTTATTGTGGGTCTTCCAAGATTGACCCTTGCTCCTTTGTTGATTTTGATTTCCAATAAAGATGGGCCGTCGATTGATTGAAGCAGACTTAATTTGCCCTTGATATCCTCAGGGGTTTCTGCGCATGCTGTGCTAGTATAACCGCAAGCTTTTGCGATAGCCGGAAGGTCTATGTTGAATGCTGCAGTAGGTTGCCCGCCGACAGAATCATGAGACCCGTTATTGAAGATGATATGCCTTAAATTCTTTGGTTTCTTATCGCCGATTATTGCAAGCACGCCCATATGCATTATTACGGCGCCGTCACCATCGAAGCAGTATACATTTCTGCCAGGCCTTGATAGGGCGATGCCTAAAGCAATACTTGAGGAATGCCCCATAGAGCCAACGGTAAGAAAATCCTTTTTATGATCATGGCCGAGTTCTTCCCTAAATGCAAATACTTCCCGAGATGCCTTTCCTGTCGTGGATACTATGATATCATCATCCTTTAGGTTCCCTGCAATCAATTTTATTGCCTCTTCCCGGCTTAATTCAAATTTCACTTTTGTTTCGCTCTTAAGAGGGTATGCATTGAATGTTCCTTCTCTAACAACAAGCGCATAAGGAGTATTGCTACCCTTCATTGAAGAATATGCCTTATCTACGGCTTCCTTCAGTTCTTTCCCCTCCTGCGGCAGGATGGAATAAGGTATCCCCAGCGTGTCTAACTGATCCAGGGTTATCTTTCCCATCTTTTTGTGCTGTGGCTCATCTTCGCGTTCTCCTCTCCAGCCTATAACCAACAGCACGGGAATGCTGTAAACGTCTGCATCTGTAAGCGAGGTTAAAGGATTGACGCAATTTCCCAAGCCAGAATTCTGCATGTAAACTACTCCGATCTGTTTGGTAGCAAGATGGTAGCCTGCTGCTAGCGCTATTGCGTTTCCCTCATTTGCGCAGATGATATGATTTTTTGAATTGTCTGTGATGTAGGCACAAAAATGTGCCAGCAGCGAATCTGGGACCCCCGTAAATAAATTGCTTCCGTTCTCTATAATGGATTCGTAAAGTATTTTTGCATCGATCATTTTATTCCTTTTCATCTCCTCGGCATTTTTATTAGGTCATTTGCTTGCAGGTATCAAGGTGATTGTCTCTTTTATGGGATAGCATACCTCATTTGCCTCATGGCATCTTTCGTGCTTTAATATGAGTTTTGCTGTCTCCACCATTGCAGGATATGCGCTTCTCAGCATATGGTTTGCATAGATGACAATATTCACGCCAGCGTCCGCCAGTTCTCTTTCGGTGATATGACTATAGGTACTGGGCACCGCCACTAATGGCACTCTCTGCTCAAATTTGGCATAGAGATTGCAGAATTCAAGCACTTCCTTGGCGTTATCTGCCTTGCTGTGAATCATAATTCCATCTGCTCCTGCTTTTATATATGCTTGAGCCCTTTTTAGAGCGTCTCCATGCCCCTTCCCAAGGATTAGACTTTCAATCCTTGCAATAATCATAAAATCATCTGTGACTTGTGCGTTCTTTCCTGTTTTTATCTTTCCGCAGAAATTCTGCACGCTATCTTGGGTTTGGCCTGCTTCGGCCCCGAAAAGGGAGTTCCTCTTTGCTCCGGTCTTATCTTCAATGATTACTGCTGAAACTCCAAGCCTTTCAAGTGTCTTAACCATGAATCCAAAATGCTCTGGCAGCCCTCCGTCGTCACCATCAAAGATAAGTGGTTTTGTCGTTACCTCAAATATTTGATCTATGGTGTGCACCCGAGAACTTACATCTACAACTTTTGTGTCTGGCTTGCCTTTGGCAGTTGAGTCTGTCAGGCTGCTTGCCCACATTCCATCGAATTCTTTTACGTTGTCTCCTTCAATTAGCTGTGTGGTCTCAACTATTCTCCCTGTCAGACCGTTATGCACTTCCATGATCCTTACAATTGGCTTAAGTTCTAATAATTTTTTTAGTTTCCTTAGGCGTATTTCGGGTGTTGTTCCTATCGCATTCATCCTACTAACTATTTGACTTGAAGAAATGTCTTTTGTATAGTCAACTTCTACAAGCTTCCCACCCCATTCCCTTAATACCTCAATTACTTTTGCCCGTGTTTCCTTTTGGGTGCCGGTTCTCCAATCAGTGCCGTGAACAACGTAGTCCGGCCTCATTTTTTTTAGGTTAGGAAGATAATCCAGAGATGCTTGCGGGATTACCTTTTCTATGCCTTTAATATTCTCAATTATTCTTTTTCTTTGTTCGTATGAGAGAAGTGGGAGGCGTTTATAGCCTGCCAATGCCATATCTGTCATCAAACCAACAGTTACTTCCCCTAATTTTCGTGCATTCTCTATAATATTTATATGCCCGTGGTGGATGATGTCAGCGGCCATGCTGACATATACCTTTGCTTTTTTCACTTCGCTCATGCTTTTCTCTCTATTCGATTATTAGCGTATATCTGATTATTAGCGCGTTTGAGATCCTCTTGATTGTCTATTTCCATACAGAATCCGTTATAGTACAATGGATGCATTTCTATTTCGCTGCTTAATTCATTCAACGCGTTCTCAGCATATTCCGAAACCCTTCCATTTGATATGAATTCACAGATTTTCCTCATCCAAAGAAGAAAATGTTCTTTTGATATCCGATAGATTGGTGCACAGAAATATGCCCCTTCTCCAAAGATATCCACCCCGATCTTTGCAATGCGTCCATCTATCACTCTTGCCTTGAAATCTTTATCAGGAAGCTGAAGATTCTTGGCAAGAGGTATTGAAGTTACCTCTTGCTTAAGAAGGTTTGACAGTATGCTTTTTTCAAAGAGCAGATCTCCGTGCATAAATATCACATCTTCATTTATCAAATGGTGTGTGAGCCAGAGTGAGTAAATATAGTTGGTTTCTTTATACTTGCGATTCCTGACGTATGTAATTGAGATTTTCGGAAAATTCTTTCTTACGTACGACTTGATCTGGTCCTCAAAGGGTCCTGTGGTGATTATTATGTCTGTGATGCCACAGGCAATTAACTCCCTTAATTGATGGCCAAGAATTTCAGTTCCGCCAACTTTGATCAAACATTTAGGAGTGTTGCTTGTCAACGAATTTAGTCTGCATCCCCGTCCAGAATTGACAATGATGGCCTTCATTCGGCTTTGAGTGCATGGCCTATTTAAAAGCGTTCCACCGAAAACCTTAAATAGGATGCTGGCAACTTCCTGCAATCTTTAAAGAGTTTTTCGGAGTGCTCTATGGAACCGTTGCTGAAAAAGAAAGTCTTGCTTGTCAATCCAAAGCCTATGTCTGATAATTTCAGCAGCGGCCTTCCCATCGGACTTTTAGCTCTTGCTTCAGTGATCAGAGATGAGTACGAGGTTAAGATTGTTATGGCAAGACCTATGAGAGATTATTACAAAGAAGCCCTTAATTTTCTTGATGACGATACATTATGTGTAGGATTTAGTGTGATGACTGGTTATCAGATCACTGATGCTATCAATATTTGTAAGCTCATTCGAAAGAAAAATCCAAAGGTAAAGATTATTTGGGGAGGGGTGCATCCAACACTCCTTCCTGAGCAGACTGCAAAGAGTGAATGGGTCGATATTGTTATAAAAAGCTATTGCGAGACTGCATTCAGGGAGATTGTTGATTGTTTAGCTCAGCACAAACCTTATGCTGATGTCAAAGGTATTGTTTACAGGGAAGGAAGCAATGTTGTGAGCACGCCTCCGCGCGTCATGGACGATCCTAATGATCTCCCAAGGATGCCTTACGAACTTGTAAGCGAGAGGATTTTGAATAATGATCTCGTCGATGATAAAACTGTTGAATATATAAGCAGCAGAGGATGTTTTTTTGAGTGCGCCTTTTGTTTTGAGATTAAGATGAGCCAAAAGGTTTGGAAAGGTCTTTCTTCTGGTAGAGTGCTAGATGATTTTGAATGGTTATCTAAGATATATGGTATAAAGAAGATTCGAATGCTTGACAGCCTGTTTTTTACAAATAAAAGAAGAGCTAAGGAGATATTCCAAGGGATTGTAGATAGAAAGATTCCAATAAGATTAGAGTTTCTGAATGGGAGAACGAGACAGTTGAATATGTATGAGCCCGAAATGTGGGAACTGATGAAGAAATGCGGAGTGATTGAGTTTCTTGTAGGAGCGGAATCGGGAACTGATGCTGTGTTAGAGTTGATCAATAAAGGATGCAGCGTAGAAGACACAAAGAAACTTGTCAGAACATGTAATAAGTACGGATTGAAGGTTATTCTTTCATGCATGACTGGACTTCCTCAGATCCCCGGCTTGAGGATGAAGGAGGAATTTAATTCAACGCTGGATCTTATTGCCTATGCGTGGAGCATTAATTCTAATAATGATGCGTACCTTATACCCTTTACACCGTATCCTAACGGAACTGCGCTTTGGAATCTCTGTGTAAAGAACGGATATAAGGAACCCCAGACTTTGGAGGGGTGGGGAGAGGTGGAATCGTATCGGCATAATACTCCGTGGGTGCCGAGGAAGTACAAAAGATGGGTTCAGATGATTCAGTATGATTATATCTTTCCGTTCATAAATGGGAGCATAGAAAGATATTGGCTTCCAAAAGTAAAGAGATTCAAACCAGTTGCAAAGATTGGCTACAAAGTTGCCTTATCTGTTGCTAGGTTTAGGTTTAGGCATAAGTTTTTTTATTTGCCTGCTGAATGGTATCTTATACGACTCTATAAATACTTACGAACGAAGCAAGAAGACAAAGTCAGATTAGCTGAATTACAAGGACGTGGGCTGGATTCAAAGCTTGATACGCTTATTTTTTCAAAAGCCGAGGCAAAATAAAGAAAACCGAACGCATCCGCGGCCTAAAGGTCCTGGTTTTTGATAGTGCGATTCTCCAGACAAGAAAATTGCGGAGCGATTTTCTGCCCGTGACCTCCTCCTGCGCAAACTGAACACTACGTTGTGATATGCATCTTGGTTCTTGATGGAGGCCAAGAACCACCATTGTCGTGTGTAAGGGAATAGAGGATTATGCATGGACATTCGCAACGAATATTCATTTCAAGACTCGAGTAGAATATATCTGGCGATACAAGAGAAGATAACAAATAGAAACAAATTTCAGAGTAGAAGATGATGGGAGGATTAAGAGCAAGAGTTGCTCTTATCTAATCGGGTATTTCTACTTTCTCGTGAGTTTATGGCTCCATCTCCTTTGGATTGTCAATAAGAATATTAACCCTTATGTTCCGTATAAGAAATATCTGGATATTGTTGAGCAGAGGCTCACGTTAGAGTATCTGGAGCTTCATGGAATTTGAGGCGACGCTATAGCGTTAGCTTTCATGGAATAGCAAGAAGCAGGGGGTGGAAAGGAATATCTGGGACTAATCTCTGATCCTAATGCACCTACGTATCCTCTAAGTGT
This portion of the Candidatus Nanoarchaeia archaeon genome encodes:
- a CDS encoding glycosyltransferase family 1 protein — its product is MRIGIITDSIDDNGAGITTYTRNLVKNVLNSDKNNEYFLIHYRKDNRNKIYKNRNIKHIIIPLYEFPFYRQLRKLIIFPLLLRKYNLDVVHEPTQIGPFFFKQKYKMIVTIHDLAPLLYPKTQGMLPYLEHKIGLKIILKNVHKIITVSENTKEDIIRIFRISPKKIHVTYEAAENDCKRIKNRKAISEFKRKNSITFPFILYVGTIEPRKNIPALIRAFNEIRKQHPTYKLIIVGKKGWKYKCIFKLIEKLNLKNDIISTGFIPRSDLVLYYNTAELFVWPSLYEGFGLPILEAMKCGCPVLASQIPTNREIVKEIPCAFNPKDPHELCRKMQELIQNNSLRNKRIKQGLKTAQEFSWRRCAEETLHIYSL
- a CDS encoding glycosyltransferase family 2 protein, translating into MAKKQRRRVDISLVIPVYNEEKNLLYLYRNINRALHDYHGEYEIIFIDDGSSDGSLAVLQGLAREKDIRIVEFQTNYGKSAALTAGFKLAQGGLVITMDADLQDDPAEIPRFLDEIRHCDVVVGWKYRRKDPLSKTIPSRFFNYSIALLTKIRIHDSNCGFKAFRRRVIENIQIYGELHRYIPVLAFWKGFEVREMKIRHHPRIYGKSKYGIGRLFKGFLDLITVKFLISYGQSPFYLFGGIGIIFSVIGFILGVYLTTLKVLVGASIGRRPLLIFTMLLLVLGVQFIGIGLLGDMVSYQREKEQYIVKRII
- a CDS encoding CDP-alcohol phosphatidyltransferase family protein, encoding MEKKRITFNDLDRVATVPMPRANMFLHYPYLILGWVFGNILRLSPNMITLLSFIAVIFSAYLSITGHLIGGALFFLLRFLLDNVDGKLARLWGVSSRWGGIFDWVTGYIGTALITIALFYNLNETLIFLLTPFIILMSLIHPLQHLVVILILDKEALNKMKHARYNEWMYFEDCRLIAFVLIPILASFFTIKSINLYALVLYSIMLVILKNIGWMAYYYRPLRHVVLRTFARDTSRQEADV
- a CDS encoding radical SAM protein, which translates into the protein MGEGRNGMPGRNFRVLLIHANSSMDTLIPPNLATLSACLKRAGNEVRLFDTTFYNTRGFTGDDARVRTLQVKETHFSDYGIYFNDTDMLQDFLEMVEEFKPDLIGFSAVELTFKMGMEIIDAVKRVKSEIVVACGGAHAMTSPEDVIDERNIDIVCVGEAENSFVELCEKLRNKEDYTGILNLWVKKDGKIHKNRLGNLIDMDDLPMQDWEIFDRRRIYKPMSGNIGRTGCFELTRGCIYSCTFCINEFLNKVHKHKSYREKSIPKFIDEVKYFKDKYGLEYVYILAEMFLPTSKERIREFSRLWKEKVGIPFWCQVRVEGVDEENVRLLEDAGCVSISAGVESGNQEFRRKVIHRMMSNEKIVEAFRLLKNSKMQISANSIIGFPGETREQIFDTIELNRKLGLDNIMIHVFNPYRGTSLYDLSVERGYIPQDHMAGDYRADFTLNMPHISKEEILGLQRTFVLYAKFPREMWPEIRIAEKFDEEGNKKFEELSKIYREKFFLEKPVMH
- a CDS encoding phosphonoacetaldehyde reductase, whose protein sequence is MAVVYENPSPLNEIAGILQKEKPHSILLLNGENSYYASGAEKLISPQLKGYRVTYASTRNQIPSIEDVRKTITLIRENNIDFIIAVGGGKVMDIAKAAALLYKETMPIKEYITAKIKANGSNLPRILIPTTSGSGAEITPFAVVYIDKTKYSLAHPSMVPEHILLDPSLTYSLPPKITAQTGVDALAQAIEGLWSVKSTEESRQYSREAIPIILSNIVQAVNAPTPENRAAMMYAAHLAGKSIAIAKTTAAHAISYPLTAYHNIPHGHAVMLTLPYFFPINENVTPENIQNGLAIDTVKTRISELLSLLSAKDGEEARDKLISLMEQIGLETRLSRLGIHGGDLGNIIDHGFNPQRVINNPVMVTETIERGILTRIL
- the aepY gene encoding phosphonopyruvate decarboxylase, which gives rise to MIDAKILYESIIENGSNLFTGVPDSLLAHFCAYITDNSKNHIICANEGNAIALAAGYHLATKQIGVVYMQNSGLGNCVNPLTSLTDADVYSIPVLLVIGWRGEREDEPQHKKMGKITLDQLDTLGIPYSILPQEGKELKEAVDKAYSSMKGSNTPYALVVREGTFNAYPLKSETKVKFELSREEAIKLIAGNLKDDDIIVSTTGKASREVFAFREELGHDHKKDFLTVGSMGHSSSIALGIALSRPGRNVYCFDGDGAVIMHMGVLAIIGDKKPKNLRHIIFNNGSHDSVGGQPTAAFNIDLPAIAKACGYTSTACAETPEDIKGKLSLLQSIDGPSLLEIKINKGARVNLGRPTITPIENKKAFMEYISRG
- the aepX gene encoding phosphoenolpyruvate mutase; translation: MSEVKKAKVYVSMAADIIHHGHINIIENARKLGEVTVGLMTDMALAGYKRLPLLSYEQRKRIIENIKGIEKVIPQASLDYLPNLKKMRPDYVVHGTDWRTGTQKETRAKVIEVLREWGGKLVEVDYTKDISSSQIVSRMNAIGTTPEIRLRKLKKLLELKPIVRIMEVHNGLTGRIVETTQLIEGDNVKEFDGMWASSLTDSTAKGKPDTKVVDVSSRVHTIDQIFEVTTKPLIFDGDDGGLPEHFGFMVKTLERLGVSAVIIEDKTGAKRNSLFGAEAGQTQDSVQNFCGKIKTGKNAQVTDDFMIIARIESLILGKGHGDALKRAQAYIKAGADGIMIHSKADNAKEVLEFCNLYAKFEQRVPLVAVPSTYSHITERELADAGVNIVIYANHMLRSAYPAMVETAKLILKHERCHEANEVCYPIKETITLIPASK
- a CDS encoding phosphocholine cytidylyltransferase family protein translates to MKAIIVNSGRGCRLNSLTSNTPKCLIKVGGTEILGHQLRELIACGITDIIITTGPFEDQIKSYVRKNFPKISITYVRNRKYKETNYIYSLWLTHHLINEDVIFMHGDLLFEKSILSNLLKQEVTSIPLAKNLQLPDKDFKARVIDGRIAKIGVDIFGEGAYFCAPIYRISKEHFLLWMRKICEFISNGRVSEYAENALNELSSEIEMHPLYYNGFCMEIDNQEDLKRANNQIYANNRIERKA